The following are encoded in a window of Phaseolus vulgaris cultivar G19833 chromosome 3, P. vulgaris v2.0, whole genome shotgun sequence genomic DNA:
- the LOC137807743 gene encoding uncharacterized protein At5g01610-like encodes MDKALTALGSAWISKKAKAEISHITDDLSSLSNTVEEKAKLFINKLKGKSQKALPDVLREYNLPPGLFPRNITCYEFDVSKGKLVVHLSSPCEVCFKDSSIVRYAKRVKGSLAKGKLNVTDGMKTKVLVWVKVTSVAVESYKSDKLWFTTSGVKKSRPKDAYEMPREAIKVEEF; translated from the exons atggATAAGGCTCTCACTGCACTGGGAAGTGCTTGGATCTCCAAGAAAGCCAAGGCAGAGATTTCCCACATAACTGACGATCTATCA TCTCTCTCAAATACTGTGGAAGAGAAGGCAAAACTTTTCATCAACAAGCTGAAAG GAAAATCCCAGAAGGCTTTACCAGATGTTCTTCGAGAGTACAACCTTCCACCTGGTCTGTTTCCCCGCAACATAACATGCTACGAGTTTGATGTATCGAAAGGAAAGTTGGTAGTGCACTTGTCCTCTCCCTGTGAGGTGTGCTTCAAGGACTCATCCATTGTGAGGTATGCAAAACGTGTGAAAGGGAGCTTAGCAAAGGGTAAGCTGAATGTTACAGATGGAATGAAGACCAAGGTTCTTGTGTGGGTCAAGGTGACCAGTGTTGCTGTTGAGAGTTACAAATCCGACAAATTGTGGTTCACTACTTCTGGAGTTAAGAAATCAAGGCCCAAGGATGCCTATGAAATGCCTCGTGAAGCTATTAAGGTAGAAGAATTTTGA
- the LOC137805930 gene encoding WEB family protein At1g12150-like, whose product MGSEIDTKSIEPVRNAVSLFGDKGDKKKYQPARSKSDCGKKVEELTKELANNKVQLEAKHAAHMQTLLKLEQNQKMVHELSTLLKKSDIERNKNMSECSECRSRKDELEYKMKEMADQSLEAAKVRDQFAHVLSELKATQRELLNKETELVAARDSELNSLTKAKQLEAALEAEKEQKEELLQQVKELNEVIHNSKLAAIKSEKENLALLSEKDEQIDFTTKATAHVQQQLEDMRKHAKMLQELQNQPMGMSTVVNSLPLEPMQANEKLVLSEDSAPKTINHTDQLIDMELKDRKIRDQSVYIHTLEMAMSQLKQEVTVAKEEINALNITNESLTCELHEAKAEVNMNKGSGIETQVEIALLKSKLEEHRLLYKNEKITHENVYSETEAEERYSEKNIEHVTGKSLVEKRTGVEGVVGEVGRFSEFALMKKELDIASMKISELRARAEQAQSRAEFAENAKAALEDRIRRHKEHRQRRRLALTALREESTPKPFTPSSSYGTPGSYQPLGKVLNMKL is encoded by the exons ATGGGTAGTGAGATAGATACTAAATCAATTGAACCGGTCCGGAATGCTGTCTCTTTGTTTGGAGATAAAGGTGATAAGAAGAAATATCAACCTGCAAGGAGTAAG AGTGATTGTGGAAAAAAAGTTGAGGAGCTGACAAAGGAATTGGCCAACAACAAGGTACAGTTAGAAGCAAAGCATGCTGCACACATGCAAACACTTCTTAAGCTGGAGCAAAACCAAAAGATGGTTCACGAATTGTCCACCCTATTGAAGAAATCTGACATTGAAAGAAACAAGAACATGAGCGAATGTTCAGAATGTAGATCTCGCAAAGATGAGCTTGAATACAAGATGAAAGAGATGGCAGATCAAAGTTTGGAGGCTGCGAAGGTCCGGGACCAGTTTGCACATGTTTTAAGTGAACTGAAGGCCACACAAAGGGAGCTTCTTAACAAAGAAACTGAACTTGTTGCTGCCAGAGATTCAGAACTGAACTCTTTGACAAAAGCAAAACAGTTGGAAGCCGCCTTGGAGGCTGAAAAGGAACAGAAAGAAGAACTTCTGCAGCAAGTGAAGGAGCTCAATGAAGTTATTCACAATTCAAAACTAGCTGCCATTAAATCTGAGAAAGAGAACTTAGCTTTATTGTCTGAGAAGGATGAGCAAATTGATTTCACTACAAAAGCTACTGCTCATGTACAACAACAGCTAGAAGATATGAGAAAGCATGCGAAAATGTTACAGGAATTACAAAATCAACCAATGGGTATGTCTACAGTGGTTAATTCTCTTCCCCTGGAACCTATGCAAGCTAATGAAAAACTCGTTTTATCTGAGGATTCTGCTCCCAAAACCATAAACCACACAGACCAATTAATTGACATGGAACTAAAGGACAGAAAAATAAGGGATCAATCTGTGTACATTCACACACTAGAAATGGCAATGAGTCAGTTAAAGCAAGAAGTTACGGTTGCAAAGGAAGAAATAAATGCCTTGAATATTACTAATGAATCACTCACATGTGAGTTACATGAGGCTAAAGCAGAAGTAAACATGAACAAGGGGAGCGGCATTGAAACACAGGTGGAAATTGCATTGCTGAAGTCTAAGCTGGAGGAACATAGGCTGCTTTACAAGAATGAAAAGATTACTCATGAAAATGTTTACTCAGAGACAGAAGCTGAAGAGAGATATAGTGAGAAGAACATTGAGCATGTGACAGGAAAATCCTTAGTTGAGAAGAGAACTGGAGTTGAAGGAGTGGTAGGGGAAGTTGGAAGATTTTCAGAGTTTGCATTGATGAAAAAAGAGTTGGATATTGCATCAATGAAAATTTCGGAGTTGAGGGCTCGTGCAGAACAGGCTCAAAGCAGAGCTGAGTTTGCTGAGAATGCTAAAGCTGCACTAGAGGACAGAATAAGGAGACATAAGGAACATAGACAGAGAAGGAGGCTTGCTCTTACTGCACTTAGGGAGGAATCTACCCCTAAACCATTTACACCTTCCTCATCATATGGAACACCTGGATCCTACCAGCCCTTAGGTAAGGTTCTCAACATGAAGTTGTGA
- the LOC137807744 gene encoding eukaryotic translation initiation factor 5A-2-like: MSDEEHHFESKADAGASKTYPQQAGTIRKNGYIVIKARPCKVVEVSTSKTGKHGHAKCHFVGIDIFTAKKLEDIVPSSHNCDVPHVNRTDYQLIDISEDGFVSLLTENGNTKDDLRLPTDDSLLTQIKEGFADGKDLVVSVMSAMGEEQICALKDIGPKN; the protein is encoded by the exons ATGTCGGACGAAGAGCACCATTTTGAGTCCAAGGCTGACGCCGGAGCCTCCAAAACCTACCCTCAGCAAGCCGGTACAATTCGCAAGAACGGTTACATAGTCATCAAAGCCCGTCCCTGCAAG GTTGTGGAAGTCTCTACTTCCAAAACCGGAAAGCACGGTCACGCTAAGTGTCATTTCGTTGGAATTGATATTTTCACTGCCAAGAAGCTTGAGGATATTGTGCCCTCATCTCACAACTGTGAT GTTCCTCATGTGAATCGTACTGATTACCAGCTAATTGATATATCTGAGGATGGATTT GTGAGTCTGCTTACCGAAAATGGGAACACTAAGGATGACCTCAGGCTCCCCACTGATGACAGTCTGCTGACTCAG ATAAAGGAAGGATTTGCGGACGGCAAGGACCTTGTTGTGTCTGTGATGTCTGCTATGGGTGAGGAACAGATTTGTGCTCTCAAGGATATTGGGCCGAAGAACTAG
- the LOC137807745 gene encoding uncharacterized protein isoform X1 encodes MSSSPHRSRGDGEKRPRVFDSNAKAICWSKADTVLGRHPERWRKDAAGNIVCKRFYNCLGCLCYEYDHIIPFSKGGESTADNCQILQSRVNRLKSDKYNIDSNQLKDYSCEVDFTADKELDIIEMAVYGDVMRPGNQCRCRTIAEKLGKFKAKDDKDACKLPQG; translated from the exons atgagTTCTTCTCCGCATCGTTCTCGAGGCGACGGCGAGAAAAGACCGAGGGTTTTCGACTCTAACGCCAAGGCTATCTGTTGGTCCAAGGCTGATACTGTCCTTGGTCGTCACCCTGAGAGGTGGCGCAAAGACGCCGCCGGTAACATTGTCTGCAAACGTTTCTACAACTGCCTCGGCTGCCTCTGCTACGAGTACGATCACATCATTCCCTTTTCTAAAG GTGGCGAGTCCACTGCAGATAATTGTCAAATACTTCAATCAAGAGTTAACAGACTCAAATCGGACAAATATAACATTGATTCAAATCAATTGAAAGACTACTCTTGTGAGGTTGATTTTACTG CAGATAAGGAGCTTGATATAATTGAGATGGCTGTTTATGGAGATGTTATGCGGCCTGGAAATCAGTGCCGTTGCAGAACTATTGCTGAGAAGCTTGGCAAATTCAAAGCAAAAGATGACAAAGATGCTTGTAAGTTGCCACAGGGATGA
- the LOC137807745 gene encoding uncharacterized protein isoform X2 has protein sequence MSSSPHRSRGDGEKRPRVFDSNAKAICWSKADTVLGRHPERWRKDAAGNIVCKRFYNCLGCLCYEYDHIIPFSKGGESTADNCQILQSRVNRLKSDKYNIDSNQLKDYSCEVDFTDKELDIIEMAVYGDVMRPGNQCRCRTIAEKLGKFKAKDDKDACKLPQG, from the exons atgagTTCTTCTCCGCATCGTTCTCGAGGCGACGGCGAGAAAAGACCGAGGGTTTTCGACTCTAACGCCAAGGCTATCTGTTGGTCCAAGGCTGATACTGTCCTTGGTCGTCACCCTGAGAGGTGGCGCAAAGACGCCGCCGGTAACATTGTCTGCAAACGTTTCTACAACTGCCTCGGCTGCCTCTGCTACGAGTACGATCACATCATTCCCTTTTCTAAAG GTGGCGAGTCCACTGCAGATAATTGTCAAATACTTCAATCAAGAGTTAACAGACTCAAATCGGACAAATATAACATTGATTCAAATCAATTGAAAGACTACTCTTGTGAGGTTGATTTTACTG ATAAGGAGCTTGATATAATTGAGATGGCTGTTTATGGAGATGTTATGCGGCCTGGAAATCAGTGCCGTTGCAGAACTATTGCTGAGAAGCTTGGCAAATTCAAAGCAAAAGATGACAAAGATGCTTGTAAGTTGCCACAGGGATGA